The genomic region GAACTGATACAGCATTTGTTTAAGTTGAATAGGTATGAAGATGCTTGCTTGTTGTACGAAGAGATGCTAGGAAAAGGTATCAAGCCTGATGGAGTGGTAATAACGACCATGGTTGCAGGTCATGTTTCTCAAAACCGTATATTCGAAGCATGGAAGTTATTCAAGAGTATGGAGTGCCAAGGCATCAAGCTCAATTGGAAaccatatgcactgtttattaaGGAGCTTTGCAAAGCTTCAAGGACAGATGATATTATCAAAGTATTGTATGACATGCAGGCTTCGGAGATTGTAATTTTAGATGAAGTATTCCACTGTGTTGTAACATACTTGAAGAACAAAGGGGAACTAGACATGAAAGCGAAAGTTGAGAAGATTTATACAGCATTTAAACTTGATCTACAAAAATGCAGTAATTCCGAAGAACAAGTATCTTTGAGAATTAAGGTGGAGAAGGATGTGGTAATTGATCAatcagaatcacaaaaagtaaatTACTCCTCAGTTCACCCACATGATAAGACTTACAACGAGCAGGATGTTCATGAAATTTGTAGGATTCTTTCATCTTCCATGGATTGGTCCTTAATTCAAGAAAATTTGGAGAGAAGCACGATATGGTTTACCCCGGAATTTGTTTTGGAGATATTGCAACATTGCAGTATGCATGGCAACACTATGCTAAAGTTCTTTTCATGGGTTGGAAAGCAGCCTGGATATAGGCACACTGTAGAGACATACAACATGGCAATTAAGATTGCAGGTCGCGGGAAAGATTTTAAGCACATGCGCAGCCTGTTCTTTGAGATGAGAAGAAACAATTATCCAATAATGCCAGAGACATGGACAATCATGATAATGCTTTACGGTCGAATCGGTCTAACAGATCTGGCCATGAATTGTTTTAGAGATATGAAAGCTGAGGGTTACAAACCAAGTAGAAGCACATACAAGTACTTGATCATTGCTCTTTGTGGAAGGAAAGGAAGGAAGGTTGATGAAGCTATCAAAATATATGGTGAGATGATTCGTGCCAGACACATCCCCGACAAAGAATTGGTTGAAACTTTCCTTGGTTGTTTATGTGAAGTTGGTAGGCTTTCAGAAGCTAGGAGATGCATAGATTCTCTCAAAATATTCGGATATTCAGTTCCTCTTAGCTATTCCTTGCTTATCAGGTCTCTTTGCAGGGTTGGAAAAATGGAAGAAGCATTGGCATTGGTTGGAGAAAGTGGGGCAGAGAAACCAACTTTAGATCAGTTTACATGTGGAAGCATTGTCCATGGCCTACTCCGAAAGGGTCAATTTGAAGACGCCTTAGCCAAAGTGGAATCTATGAAACAAAAGGGTATTAAACCTACCATTCATGTTTATACATCTTTGATTGTTCATTACTTTAAGGAGAAACAGATAGGAAAAGCCATTGAAGTATTCAAGGAAATGCAAGAATCAGGTTATGAACCAAACATTGTCACATATTCTGCCCTTATAAGTGGATACATGAACATGGAGAGACCAACTGATGCATGGAACATCTTCTACCGCATGAAATTGAAAGGACCCTCTCCTGATTTCAAGACTTATTCCATGTTCCTTAGTTGTCTTTGCAAGTCTGGTAGAtcagaagaagccatgaagcttATTTCTGAAATGTTAGATAGTGGTATTGTTCCTAGTACTATTAATTTTAGAACAGTGTTTTTTGGGCTAAACAGAGAAGGTAAACATGATTTAGCTCAGCTTGTATTGCAACGAAAATCAGAATTAATAAGAAAGCGCAAGCTCATAACTTGAATTTTTCTTTCAAAGAAAAACATTATTGAATGGTATGAATGAACTTGCGCAAATCCTTTTTTAAGTGCTCTTTTATTTCACATACACAGGACTTTCCATAGTTATGAAGTTTTATGCATGAATCAAGAAAAGCTCTTTAAATATCTAATGTAAAGAGAGAATTCAGCTATATTATTAATAAGAAATACAAAGTGTTGGTTCCTGATTAGCATTGATCTGTGAAAAGGGTGCTTCTGCATAGTATGTGTCTCATGATCTTGTAACAAAAATGTAATCTTCTATCATTTTCATAAGGGCATGACATCCTTTGGGACATTTGATTAACTCAATTGGTCATTTACTAATAGACCACATTGGGAAGAGAGTATGACTTATTAAAATTCTTCACACACAAATGATTATGATTCTGCTCCCCAAAAAAGAATAGCATCATGTTTGAAGCCTACACTTCATAGATATGGCTACccctgaaaaagaaaataaacaaaataaaatcagaGGCAAAACCCACAGTTACACAGCTTAATCAATATATCACATTTGTAGAATATAGATATATGATGGAACCACAAGTTGTAGAAAGAAATATACATTTTATTGTGAAAGGATGGAAGAACAAACAGCAGAAGGTGGCTACCACGGCAACAATATCCTGtaaaaataattgataaaaaatagtaaaccaagtatcactattttttttttcttctaataatTTCAGTAAGCATTAATCTCGCTGTTCATCCTAAGCTTCAATTCTTGTTTTCAAATTTCTTACTTTCATCCTTACTAAGTATAGCCTAAGGAATCAAGCAAAAGCAATGACCATGTTACCTTCCCTAAAGTTTCTTTACAACTTCATCAATTACACGACTATAATAAGTCATTCTACGAATAGAATCTTTTGCTTCCTCGAAGTTCCGACTTTGAAATGCGGTAGCAAAGGTGTTCGACCAACTTTTCAGGTTCTCCTCCATCTGAATGAAAATGACACGACACGACGATATGAAAAAGAACATCAAGGTAATCATCAAGGTAGTCATAATTCAAAATCAATAATTGATTATGCAATATCTTTGGAGCAAGCCTTGAAAATTTGAGTTTCCAGACATACCCGAGAGAGAATTTTCTTCAAAGACTCTGACTCAGTTGCTTCTTCAACCGCTTCTCTGATTTCCATAATCTGCAGTATAAGTTAACAACACAAAGGGGGTTATAGAGGCTAAATTCATGAATCCAGGTCTCTTTGCAcattaattaaaaacaaattaggcAAATATTCATTCACCTCAGCTAGTAATTCTGGATCGGAAATTGTTTGTTCCTCATCAACTTCTAATCCGTCAAGCTTCATCTGGAGGAAAAAAATGACATGACATTTCTTAGCAACAAGGCGGAAGAAAAAACATTTGACAATAAATGATTGAAGAAAAGTCTAACGAGGACAAGTTTGATTTAATTGTCCTGATGTAAAACAACAGATTTCCTCATCACAAATATATTATCATCATTGAACCTTCGATAGCTTCAGATTATGCAGAGACTTCTACAGATGTGATAAAGCATCAAGAATTTTGGAATCTTCACAGCTGAGTATGCTTACCATGTAAATCGCTCTAGATAAAGGCTTGCTAAGCGTACGGTATGCATCAATCACCCTTGCAGATTGCTCAGCAGAAAAATCTCGTTCTTTCTAGACAAACAAACGACAGGATTAAACAAAAATGTTAGGTTCTCCTAGAAGTCATTCAAATTCACTAACCTCTGACGGATTCACCAAAGAGTAAAGAGGCAAAGCAAAAAAGTAcagggaaaaaaaaaatcaaagaagaaaGGTTATCCCAACAGACCGACCTGAGATTTTGAATGTACTAAATCAGGATGCAATTTCTTTTGCCAGTCTTTATATTTGCCCTCCAAATTCACACCCTCTATATCATACTTCTTCTCCCTGTTTTAGAATTTTTGAGGGGGAAAAACAAAACACTTCTTAATTTCTAAACCAATCTATCAAATTTCTCAGACTATAGATCAATACATCCCTCTTTTTCTTCACTAAAGAGACCGAAAAGCACTAATTTAACATGCCAGCAGAGAAACTTTTCTCTTTGCTTGATGAGAGATGATACACTAGCACACATCAAAACCTTCAACATGAAGCAAACCACCAGATTGAATAACAGTATAACTACAATTGAAACGATATCATTTTGTTCTATCATAAACCATGTCTATAGGCAAAATATTAAGTATAATTCGTGTCATAATCCGGAacaggaaaacaaaaataaatacataaatagcAGCAATTTCCTAAGAACTATAAGTTCACCATCTCAGTAAAATTTTCATATGCCTGAAAACATAGTGAATCAACAGCAAGCATAACTTACACTCCTTTTCCATTTCTCAGCAATACTTAAGAATCCAATCAAGGTGAAAAACGCATGAACCGTATAAAGATCAAAACTTTGCAATAAAATTCATCCCCCCAAAACAACAAAGTTCCACAGCTATCTCAGAAACCAATCAAGTTGAAATCACATGAATTATCACAAAGAGCAAAACTTTGCAATAAGCTCAATCACCCAAACAATTAAAAAACCAAAATCATATCGAAACTTACAATCCAAAAATCTCGAAATAGTCAATAGAATCATCCACGGGTTGAATGCACCTGCAGGAATCACAAACCAAGAACGGTGCTGCTGCTGTTGATTCATGGCAGTTCCAGCACCTACTACTTCTTGCTTTCACACTCTCCGCAGATTTTGAGCACAACCTTTTCCCATCAAAAGTGAGATACCCAAAAGAATAGAACCAAGTTGGGTTGTGAAAAGAACGGCCTTTTGGTGAAAAAGGTGGAGGTGGCGATGATGTATGAAGAAAATGGTTATTAGAATGAGAAGAAAAGGTTAAAGGTGAGTGGTGTTTAGGAACAGAAGGTGTAGTGTGTCTTAAAATGGTGAA from Arachis ipaensis cultivar K30076 chromosome B02, Araip1.1, whole genome shotgun sequence harbors:
- the LOC107626308 gene encoding iron-sulfur cluster co-chaperone protein HscB, mitochondrial, translating into MLKKNSTRCTLFTILRHTTPSVPKHHSPLTFSSHSNNHFLHTSSPPPPFSPKGRSFHNPTWFYSFGYLTFDGKRLCSKSAESVKARSSRCWNCHESTAAAPFLVCDSCRCIQPVDDSIDYFEIFGLEKKYDIEGVNLEGKYKDWQKKLHPDLVHSKSQKERDFSAEQSARVIDAYRTLSKPLSRAIYMMKLDGLEVDEEQTISDPELLAEIMEIREAVEEATESESLKKILSRMEENLKSWSNTFATAFQSRNFEEAKDSIRRMTYYSRVIDEVVKKL
- the LOC107626307 gene encoding putative pentatricopeptide repeat-containing protein At5g06400, mitochondrial isoform X1 — its product is MVMSAVCDLLGAMRSISKLRTLNQPLSYLLSLPQVLHFSSSSSNSSKHSPLLSRAATQQSDPGIYRALFDEITDILGAGPVVQDNSSSGFLFLEEADKGKSGSEVEHDCTKDVCGNATASVLLDKGKSFGVFGDSKLGNMSEDDVSRVVGEITRIFRGEKDWSPVEEKLENLNFELRAEVFDMVLKRCFKVPHLALTAFDWVKNKEGFSHTMKTYNTMLWIAGEAKEFGMVNKLVEEMDDCGIEKDVRTWTILISHYGKVKQISKLLLAFENMKKFGCEPDEVAYRAMIRSLCSCGKGDIAMEFYKDMVQKDMVLDLRLYKLLMNSMARVGDVAAVHFLGNDMTRLSLMPENSVQSCMLKSFCISGRIKEALELIRDHKSKDLAIEPEFFETLVRGLCKAGMITDALEIVEIMKRRDIVDGRIHGIIINGYLVRNEVHKALDMFQSMKESGCVPTISTYTELIQHLFKLNRYEDACLLYEEMLGKGIKPDGVVITTMVAGHVSQNRIFEAWKLFKSMECQGIKLNWKPYALFIKELCKASRTDDIIKVLYDMQASEIVILDEVFHCVVTYLKNKGELDMKAKVEKIYTAFKLDLQKCSNSEEQVSLRIKVEKDVVIDQSESQKVNYSSVHPHDKTYNEQDVHEICRILSSSMDWSLIQENLERSTIWFTPEFVLEILQHCSMHGNTMLKFFSWVGKQPGYRHTVETYNMAIKIAGRGKDFKHMRSLFFEMRRNNYPIMPETWTIMIMLYGRIGLTDLAMNCFRDMKAEGYKPSRSTYKYLIIALCGRKGRKVDEAIKIYGEMIRARHIPDKELVETFLGCLCEVGRLSEARRCIDSLKIFGYSVPLSYSLLIRSLCRVGKMEEALALVGESGAEKPTLDQFTCGSIVHGLLRKGQFEDALAKVESMKQKGIKPTIHVYTSLIVHYFKEKQIGKAIEVFKEMQESGYEPNIVTYSALISGYMNMERPTDAWNIFYRMKLKGPSPDFKTYSMFLSCLCKSGRSEEAMKLISEMLDSGIVPSTINFRTVFFGLNREGKHDLAQLVLQRKSELIRKRKLIT